One window of the Petroclostridium xylanilyticum genome contains the following:
- a CDS encoding carbohydrate ABC transporter permease yields MKKQLKGLVNSISYHVVLISISIFFMLPFYIMVVTSFKTQAECFVYPIKWLPDQWNLKAYYDIFKVIPFGKYFINTVFITGANVIGVVLTCPLAAYSLARLEWKGRDLLFFLTIAVMMIPYQVIMIPIFILFSKLKLVGTYWPLILPQYLGVPFFIFLLRQFFKGLPKDLEDAARIDGCSEFSIYSKVFLPLCRPAILTVAIFQLLNSWNDFTGPLIYLTKAKMYTLQIGLQQFKSVHITNWPPMMAASVLISLPIIILFFIAQKQFIEGVTFTGIKG; encoded by the coding sequence TTGAAGAAACAATTAAAAGGATTAGTGAATAGCATTTCATACCATGTAGTCCTTATTAGCATAAGTATATTTTTCATGCTGCCATTTTACATAATGGTAGTTACTTCTTTTAAAACACAGGCTGAATGTTTTGTTTATCCGATAAAATGGCTGCCGGACCAGTGGAATCTTAAAGCATATTATGATATATTCAAAGTAATTCCTTTTGGGAAGTATTTTATAAACACTGTTTTTATTACTGGGGCAAATGTAATAGGAGTCGTATTAACCTGTCCCTTGGCTGCATATAGCCTGGCAAGACTCGAGTGGAAAGGACGTGACCTTTTATTTTTCCTTACCATTGCTGTAATGATGATTCCATATCAGGTAATTATGATTCCGATTTTTATTCTTTTTTCCAAGTTGAAGTTGGTAGGAACATACTGGCCTTTGATACTTCCTCAATACCTTGGTGTCCCTTTTTTTATTTTTCTACTTCGGCAGTTTTTTAAAGGGCTGCCTAAAGACCTTGAAGATGCAGCAAGGATTGACGGATGTTCTGAATTCAGTATATATTCAAAGGTCTTTCTTCCGCTTTGTAGACCGGCAATTCTGACTGTTGCAATCTTTCAGTTATTAAATTCATGGAATGACTTTACAGGTCCTTTGATTTATCTTACAAAAGCTAAAATGTATACGCTCCAGATAGGTTTACAACAATTTAAGAGTGTGCATATAACTAACTGGCCACCGATGATGGCTGCATCGGTTTTGATTTCACTACCTATTATCATACTATTTTTTATAGCACAAAAGCAGTTCATTGAAGGAGTCACCTTCACAGGTATAAAAGGATAA
- a CDS encoding carbohydrate ABC transporter permease → MRQIRAGFFNKNKKEITGWLFAFPWLAGLITFYIYPLISSIFYSFTAFKGITPEKFNGIQNYIDLVHDGIFWISLKNTFVYTVLVVPASLIFGILLAIILNVKSEGQGIYRVITFIPTLVPVVAVSIIWQWLLNSQFGLVNYILYKIGLPGPPWFGSELWAKPSVALISLWTIGTTVLIYLAGLQDIPKDYYEAATIDGSSAFGKVIHITLPLLTPVIFFNIIMGIIAAVQQFTLPFVITNGQGIPANSMMFYSMLLYKNAFQYFKMGAANAMAWIMFVMIMILTLIVQYTSKKWVHYMGE, encoded by the coding sequence ATGAGGCAAATAAGAGCTGGATTCTTCAATAAAAACAAGAAAGAGATTACTGGTTGGCTGTTTGCTTTCCCGTGGTTAGCCGGACTTATAACATTTTATATCTATCCTCTTATTTCATCTATATTTTACAGTTTTACAGCTTTTAAAGGAATCACTCCGGAAAAATTTAATGGCATTCAAAATTACATTGATTTAGTACATGATGGGATTTTCTGGATTTCACTTAAAAATACTTTTGTATATACTGTTTTAGTAGTACCGGCCAGTTTGATTTTTGGGATATTGCTGGCAATTATTTTAAATGTAAAAAGCGAGGGACAGGGGATATATCGTGTAATCACTTTTATTCCTACTCTTGTGCCTGTTGTTGCAGTATCTATCATATGGCAGTGGCTTCTTAACAGCCAGTTTGGCCTTGTTAATTATATTTTGTATAAAATAGGGTTGCCCGGGCCTCCCTGGTTTGGAAGCGAGTTGTGGGCAAAACCTTCAGTAGCTCTCATTTCCCTTTGGACGATTGGGACAACTGTTCTTATTTATTTAGCTGGACTGCAGGATATTCCAAAAGATTACTATGAAGCAGCCACAATTGATGGTTCCAGTGCATTTGGTAAGGTGATACATATTACACTGCCTTTATTAACGCCGGTTATTTTTTTCAATATTATCATGGGAATCATTGCTGCAGTGCAGCAATTTACTCTTCCCTTTGTTATTACTAACGGACAGGGGATTCCGGCGAACTCGATGATGTTTTATTCCATGTTATTATATAAAAATGCATTTCAATATTTTAAAATGGGCGCAGCGAATGCCATGGCATGGATCATGTTTGTGATGATCATGATTTTAACACTGATTGTTCAATATACGTCAAAAAAATGGGTCCATTATATGGGAGAATAG
- a CDS encoding ABC transporter substrate-binding protein: MLGKNTFRLAALLLSMLLVLSTALVGCGSPSKEQKTNETPKQSDTDKTESTPKQGKPVEITYWFPHGNSRDKNALEKAVDIFNKANPDIKVTAEFVGASGSGQGITDKLTTAINGGSPPDVVLFDRFMVSQWASGGLFEDLTDLAQANGVTKDMFYDFAIKEASYKDRIYAMPFDTDCRVLYYNKKMFKEAGLDPEKPPLTIAELDEYAEKLTKKEGNRYKVIGFIPWLSQGWLYTWGWAFGGQFQDQSGKITANHPDIVKALEWETTYAKKYDIEAITNFSSASGGDINPFSAGMVAMMISGPWEIAGFKEFKDLDYGVSYIPTPTGSNFNSWAGGWCYVIPKGTKNKEASFKFAKFMSVEEGARIYGEDTVHFMSYKDLNDKFTWVKNEPKAKIFLELFPKSYCRPAISKGQLLWDELATATDNALHGKGMPKELLDKVTEKVNKELGF; this comes from the coding sequence ATGTTGGGAAAAAACACCTTCAGGCTAGCGGCACTATTACTCTCTATGTTGTTAGTACTATCAACGGCATTGGTAGGCTGCGGTAGTCCGTCAAAAGAACAGAAGACCAATGAAACTCCTAAACAGTCGGATACCGATAAGACAGAAAGTACTCCAAAGCAGGGTAAACCGGTTGAAATAACTTACTGGTTTCCACATGGGAACAGTAGAGACAAAAATGCTCTGGAAAAAGCAGTTGATATATTCAATAAAGCAAATCCTGATATCAAAGTAACTGCTGAATTTGTTGGAGCTAGTGGAAGTGGACAGGGGATTACGGATAAATTAACTACGGCAATCAATGGTGGCAGTCCCCCGGATGTTGTTCTCTTTGACAGATTTATGGTAAGCCAGTGGGCTTCAGGAGGACTTTTTGAAGATTTGACAGACCTTGCTCAAGCTAACGGTGTTACAAAGGACATGTTCTATGATTTTGCCATTAAAGAAGCAAGCTATAAAGACAGAATATATGCCATGCCCTTTGATACGGACTGCCGTGTACTTTATTATAACAAGAAAATGTTTAAGGAAGCAGGGTTAGACCCAGAGAAACCTCCTTTGACCATAGCGGAACTGGATGAATATGCAGAGAAATTAACCAAGAAAGAGGGCAATCGATATAAGGTTATTGGATTTATTCCGTGGTTAAGCCAGGGATGGCTCTACACCTGGGGGTGGGCTTTCGGCGGCCAATTCCAGGATCAATCAGGAAAAATAACCGCTAACCACCCTGATATCGTTAAAGCATTGGAATGGGAAACTACATATGCAAAAAAATATGATATTGAGGCCATTACTAACTTCTCCAGTGCTTCTGGTGGTGATATCAACCCCTTTAGTGCAGGAATGGTTGCCATGATGATTAGTGGACCATGGGAAATAGCCGGTTTTAAAGAATTTAAGGACCTTGATTACGGTGTATCTTATATCCCGACTCCTACCGGATCTAATTTCAACTCATGGGCGGGTGGATGGTGCTATGTTATTCCAAAAGGGACTAAAAATAAGGAAGCATCATTCAAATTTGCTAAATTTATGTCAGTAGAAGAGGGTGCAAGGATTTATGGAGAAGATACTGTACATTTTATGAGTTACAAGGATTTAAATGACAAATTTACCTGGGTTAAAAATGAACCGAAAGCTAAAATATTCCTGGAATTATTCCCTAAATCTTACTGCCGTCCTGCCATTTCAAAAGGACAGCTGTTATGGGATGAGTTAGCTACAGCTACTGACAATGCGCTGCATGGAAAAGGAATGCCTAAGGAACTGTTGGATAAAGTAACTGAGAAAGTGAACAAGGAGTTAGGATTTTAA
- a CDS encoding response regulator transcription factor, whose translation MYKLLIVDDEQWIRQGLREVIDWEMYGISEVWEAEDGGCALDIIRKNQPDIVITDIRIPDVNGLELSTILKQEYPQIKVIFISGYQDFNYAREAISLGVYNYILKPLNENEVIKTVQKCIIDIEKERLQQRETNQPKNRFEELKGTGMRKIIREVVDYVNKYYNKKVSLASAADFVHLNPSYLSKLFCEEMGEPFTRYLMKVRIQKAKELLKEPRYKIYEVGDRVGYSDIKYFVKIFKDMEGMTPAEYREKCLT comes from the coding sequence GTGTATAAGCTTTTAATAGTTGATGATGAACAATGGATACGACAGGGGTTACGTGAAGTTATTGATTGGGAGATGTACGGTATTTCTGAAGTTTGGGAGGCTGAGGATGGAGGATGTGCACTTGATATAATACGAAAAAATCAACCCGATATCGTTATCACTGATATACGGATACCGGATGTTAATGGGTTGGAGCTTAGCACCATTTTAAAGCAGGAATATCCTCAGATAAAGGTTATTTTTATCAGTGGATACCAGGATTTTAATTATGCTAGAGAAGCAATTTCTTTAGGTGTTTATAATTATATTTTAAAACCTCTAAATGAAAATGAGGTTATAAAAACTGTGCAAAAATGTATAATCGATATAGAAAAGGAGAGATTGCAGCAGCGGGAAACAAATCAACCAAAAAACCGGTTTGAAGAATTAAAAGGCACCGGTATGAGAAAAATTATTAGGGAGGTGGTGGATTATGTAAATAAATATTATAATAAAAAAGTAAGCCTGGCTTCAGCAGCAGATTTCGTACATTTAAATCCATCTTACCTTAGCAAGCTGTTTTGTGAAGAAATGGGAGAACCATTTACGCGGTATTTAATGAAGGTTCGAATACAGAAGGCGAAAGAACTGCTGAAAGAACCCAGATATAAAATATATGAGGTAGGAGATAGGGTAGGCTATAGTGATATTAAATATTTTGTGAAAATATTTAAAGATATGGAAGGGATGACACCAGCCGAATATCGGGAAAAGTGTTTAACCTAA
- a CDS encoding sensor histidine kinase, whose amino-acid sequence MFNLYSIKNKLIVFFLIIIIIPSTLITSVMYYRTKIILMEKKGDSIINNLLRTSRVMDSILSDAEDQLTSLTASPEFYNELKKFCRKDDYSQDRETEYIWNKIFTLQSYRRYIQAIYIYLYDQKIMFTSYNSRKVLEVTKPSYYHWLSIPVNTDTNSSGWVLSHGVTPNVTDVVGSVFILKKKINNIYEGKAIGEACIAINLQSIRYSLLDSSKEGKEGAALILDNDQIMLSSGDVKDLGEKAPYFNRILNLNQGYLLDTVHGKKVLIGYTTSKYTGWKYVSLIPYSDMILNVGKVRNLAIGVSFLSAGLAFFLAYIFSQSIYKPIKTIENSMKSVQSGNFKVQITEERKDEFGLLNRGFNQMVNQIQKLIDELYHQKLLYKEAEVKNLQAQINPHFLYNTLDSIHWMARLNKMKMVSELTFSLSHFYRLSLSGGKEVVTVKETIDLIKEYLSIQKVRYGDKFNVHMDLDETLFDYSILHLIIQPLVENSICHGIEKKKGQGNIRVKLYSLGKSMMFTIQDDGVGIPVEKLEKINQGLRGHQLADGENFALVNIHKRIQLYYGEEYGLKIQSRVNQGTTVQVLVPIRKN is encoded by the coding sequence TTGTTCAATCTGTATAGTATTAAGAATAAGCTTATTGTCTTTTTTCTTATAATTATTATTATTCCTTCGACATTGATTACTTCTGTTATGTATTATCGTACAAAGATAATTTTAATGGAAAAAAAAGGGGATTCTATTATCAACAATTTACTCCGTACCAGTCGTGTAATGGATAGTATATTATCTGATGCTGAAGACCAACTAACTTCTTTAACTGCAAGTCCCGAATTTTACAATGAACTCAAAAAATTCTGCCGAAAAGATGATTACTCTCAGGATAGAGAAACTGAATATATCTGGAATAAGATTTTTACTCTTCAATCGTACCGCAGATACATTCAAGCTATATACATCTATCTTTATGATCAGAAAATAATGTTTACATCTTATAACAGCCGAAAAGTCTTAGAAGTTACTAAACCGAGCTATTATCATTGGCTAAGTATTCCGGTGAATACTGATACTAACAGCTCCGGGTGGGTGCTGTCACACGGCGTTACACCAAATGTTACCGACGTTGTAGGAAGTGTTTTTATACTAAAAAAGAAAATAAACAATATCTATGAAGGGAAGGCTATTGGTGAAGCTTGTATCGCTATCAACTTGCAAAGCATCAGATATAGTTTATTAGATAGTTCAAAGGAAGGTAAAGAAGGAGCAGCTTTAATACTTGATAATGACCAAATTATGCTATCTTCAGGAGATGTTAAAGATTTAGGTGAAAAAGCACCTTATTTTAACAGGATTTTAAATTTGAATCAGGGATATCTTTTAGATACGGTGCATGGGAAGAAAGTGCTGATTGGATATACCACTTCTAAATATACAGGATGGAAATATGTTTCTCTAATACCCTATAGTGATATGATATTGAATGTTGGCAAGGTAAGGAATTTAGCCATAGGTGTAAGTTTTTTATCGGCGGGATTGGCATTTTTTTTAGCATATATTTTTTCACAAAGCATTTATAAGCCTATCAAAACAATAGAAAATTCCATGAAATCTGTTCAGTCTGGAAACTTTAAAGTACAAATTACCGAAGAAAGAAAAGATGAATTCGGTTTGCTTAACAGGGGGTTTAACCAGATGGTTAATCAAATCCAAAAATTAATTGATGAATTGTATCATCAAAAGTTGTTATACAAAGAAGCTGAGGTAAAAAATTTACAGGCACAAATTAATCCCCATTTTTTATATAACACTTTAGACTCCATTCATTGGATGGCCCGGTTAAATAAAATGAAGATGGTAAGCGAGCTAACGTTTTCTTTATCTCACTTTTACAGATTAAGCTTGAGCGGTGGTAAAGAAGTGGTTACGGTAAAAGAAACGATTGACCTGATTAAAGAATATTTGAGTATCCAGAAAGTACGTTACGGAGATAAGTTTAATGTACATATGGATTTAGATGAAACCCTATTTGACTATAGTATTTTACATTTAATCATTCAGCCATTAGTAGAGAATTCCATATGTCATGGAATCGAAAAGAAAAAAGGGCAGGGTAATATTCGGGTAAAGCTATATTCCTTAGGCAAAAGTATGATGTTTACTATTCAGGATGATGGCGTAGGAATACCTGTTGAAAAATTAGAAAAAATTAATCAGGGTCTTAGAGGGCACCAACTGGCTGATGGTGAAAATTTTGCACTCGTAAATATCCATAAGAGAATCCAGTTATATTATGGAGAAGAATATGGGTTAAAAATCCAGAGCCGGGTAAATCAAGGTACCACTGTTCAGGTTTTGGTCCCTATACGGAAAAATTAA
- a CDS encoding class II fructose-bisphosphate aldolase, which produces MKNNIVTLREVLKDAEAGHYAVGSFSPRYTPLIGPILNVAQKNSSPVIVQISQRELILYGITPGEFAGEFYKCVEEKDITVPVVLHLDHTKEINLIKKAVDAGFKSVMIDASEKKLDENIAITAAVVEYAKKFGVSVEAELGKIGTTDFVESDNDEEMYTVS; this is translated from the coding sequence ATGAAAAATAATATTGTAACACTAAGAGAGGTGCTAAAAGATGCAGAGGCAGGACATTATGCTGTCGGGTCCTTTTCACCCAGATATACGCCGCTGATAGGACCCATTTTAAATGTAGCCCAGAAAAACAGTTCGCCTGTTATTGTACAAATCTCGCAGAGGGAACTGATCCTGTACGGGATTACTCCAGGGGAGTTTGCTGGTGAGTTTTATAAATGTGTAGAAGAGAAGGACATTACCGTACCGGTAGTCTTGCACCTGGACCACACCAAAGAAATTAACTTAATTAAAAAGGCTGTAGACGCTGGGTTTAAATCCGTTATGATTGATGCTTCTGAAAAGAAGCTGGATGAAAATATAGCCATAACAGCGGCGGTGGTTGAATACGCCAAAAAGTTTGGAGTTTCTGTGGAAGCCGAGTTGGGCAAAATAGGTACTACAGACTTTGTAGAAAGTGATAATGATGAGGAGATGTATACCGTATCATAA
- a CDS encoding MetQ/NlpA family ABC transporter substrate-binding protein, giving the protein MKKINKFLSILIIFSIIVLAGCSATDSNVDSTNANKAEEKTTKLVVGATPVPHAEILNFVKPILKEKGIELEIKEFTDYTTPNIALNDKQLDANFFQHIPYMDDFAKEKNIKLVAAAKVHVEPMGVYSNKIKSIGELKNDASIAIPNDATNEGRALLLLQKQGLIKLKDEKNLTQTPKDIIENPKNLKFKELEAAQLPRVLQDVDIAVINTNYALEAKLNPTKDALFIEDKDSPYANILAVRPDNEKDPKIMELVKILNSDDVKKFINEKYSGAIVPAF; this is encoded by the coding sequence ATGAAAAAAATAAATAAGTTTTTATCAATATTAATAATATTTTCAATTATAGTGTTAGCAGGTTGCTCAGCTACAGATTCAAATGTTGACAGTACTAATGCAAACAAAGCTGAAGAAAAAACTACGAAGTTGGTGGTTGGCGCGACACCTGTTCCCCACGCGGAAATATTAAATTTTGTAAAACCAATTCTTAAAGAAAAAGGTATTGAATTAGAAATAAAAGAGTTTACTGATTATACTACACCTAATATAGCATTAAACGATAAACAACTGGATGCAAATTTTTTTCAACATATACCATACATGGATGACTTCGCTAAAGAAAAGAATATTAAATTAGTGGCTGCTGCAAAGGTGCATGTAGAGCCTATGGGTGTATATTCAAATAAAATAAAGTCAATAGGTGAATTGAAAAATGATGCTTCTATTGCAATACCTAATGATGCAACAAATGAAGGAAGAGCATTACTACTTCTTCAAAAACAGGGGTTAATTAAACTAAAAGATGAAAAAAATCTTACGCAGACCCCAAAGGATATTATAGAAAATCCTAAAAATCTGAAATTTAAAGAATTAGAAGCAGCACAACTTCCTAGAGTTTTACAAGATGTTGATATTGCAGTTATTAACACGAATTACGCCCTTGAAGCAAAGTTGAATCCTACAAAGGATGCATTATTTATCGAAGATAAGGACTCCCCGTATGCCAATATATTAGCGGTGCGACCGGATAATGAAAAAGACCCTAAAATTATGGAACTTGTAAAAATATTAAATTCAGACGATGTGAAGAAGTTTATAAATGAAAAGTATAGTGGAGCCATCGTTCCCGCTTTTTAA